In the Streptomyces sp. WMMC940 genome, CGGCGGCGTCAGGCGTCCGGGCCCGGAAGGAGGAGCCATGAGCACAGCACGCGAACCGGTCAGGACGTCGGAGGAGCTCCGGTTCATGGCCGACGAGCTCACCCGCGGCGCGGAGCGCTGCAAGGACCCCGAGCACCGTGAACGACTGCACCGCAGGGCGGAGGAGTTGCGCCGCCAGTG is a window encoding:
- a CDS encoding DUF6381 family protein, encoding MSTAREPVRTSEELRFMADELTRGAERCKDPEHRERLHRRAEELRRQCDTGEVSQERPPAHARQETYRPQQHGSRGPQGRRTDRPRGT